The Glycine soja cultivar W05 chromosome 6, ASM419377v2, whole genome shotgun sequence genome has a window encoding:
- the LOC114416472 gene encoding uncharacterized protein LOC114416472 — MGNCQAIDAATLVIQHPNGKVDKFYAPLSATHVMKTNPGHYVALLISTTLCPTKDIQNCPNKSDIKNKNANNPVRITRIKLLKPTDTLVLGQVYRLIKTQEVMKGLKEKQKAKMRQNVPESAHKPDLEKEKVARRSEMEDNKVITKPERARPRITAPTNNGATAKTRFWQPSLQSISEAAS; from the exons ATGGGAAATTGCCAAGCCATCGATGCAGCAACATTAGTGATTCAGCACCCGAATGGGAAAGTAGACAAGTTCTATGCACCTTTGAGTGCCACACATGTCATGAAAACCAACCCTGGTCACTATGTTGCTCTTCTCATCTCCACCACATTGTGTCCAACCAAGGACATTCAAAATTGCCCCAACAAGAGtgacatcaaaaacaaaaacgCCAACAACCCAGTTCGCATAACTCGAATCAAGCTTCTCAAGCCCACTGACACGCTTGTTCTTGGCCAAGTTTATAGACTCATCAAAACTCAAG AGGTCATGAAGGGTCTGAAGGAAAAGCAAAAGGCAAAGATGAGGCAAAACGTGCCAGAGTCAGCTCACAAGCCAGatttggagaaggagaaagtaGCAAGGAGGTCTGAAATGGAGGACAATAAG GTAATTACCAAACCCGAAAGAGCTCGACCAAGGATTACAGCACCAACTAATAATGGTGCCACAGCTAAGACAAGATTTTGGCAACCCTCTTTACAAAGTATCTCAGAGGCTGCCAGCTGA